GGGTTTGGGTGGCGTGACCGCGGTCCTTACCTATGACCCTCTTCCCGCTCAACTCATCTACACCGACTTCACCTACGTGCTTACCCCGTTGAATGAGAAGAAGGTTCTGCTAACCGAACTGGGCGTACAATACATCTGCGTACTCCGGTTCGATGCCGGCCTGCGCGGCACCACCGCACCTGACTTCATACAGCGCCACATTGTCGAGTCACTGCACCCGGTGGCAGTGGTTGTCGGCCACGACCATCGCTTCGGCAGTCACGGAACCGGTGACGCCGGCCTGCTCAGCCGGACCCTGGAGCCGCTCGGCATCAGGGTCGAAGTCGTCCCAGAGATACTGCTCCGCAGCGTACCGGTTCGGAGCACGACGATCCGCGAGCACCTGCTTCTCGGCCACGTCGGCCTGGCGGCCGAACTGCTCGGTCGGTGCTACGCCATGAGCGGCACGGTCGTTCCGGGTACGGGAACCGGACGCCGACTCGGGTTCCCGACCATCAATCTGCGTCCGTTCGAGCGGGAGACTCTGGTTCCGGCGGATGGAGTCTACACTTGTCGGGTG
The genomic region above belongs to candidate division WOR-3 bacterium and contains:
- the ribF gene encoding riboflavin biosynthesis protein RibF codes for the protein MPTDAGSPSLIPGPAAPLVVALGSFDGVHLGHQQIILRASGIAAGLGGVTAVLTYDPLPAQLIYTDFTYVLTPLNEKKVLLTELGVQYICVLRFDAGLRGTTAPDFIQRHIVESLHPVAVVVGHDHRFGSHGTGDAGLLSRTLEPLGIRVEVVPEILLRSVPVRSTTIREHLLLGHVGLAAELLGRCYAMSGTVVPGTGTGRRLGFPTINLRPFERETLVPADGVYTCRVDAAGRTFDALLNIGHRPTFGGETRTIEAHLLDVQLAAPPRTAVFRLVDRLRPERRFE